A window of the Cannabis sativa cultivar Pink pepper isolate KNU-18-1 chromosome X, ASM2916894v1, whole genome shotgun sequence genome harbors these coding sequences:
- the LOC115704260 gene encoding uncharacterized protein LOC115704260, translating to MMESPRSMKKSGGGEVLDGSNIMELVGNEEVFSHFVDHKFHELDKDRDGKLSVNELHPAVADIGAALGLPAQGSSPDSDHIYSEVLSEFTHGKQEKVNKTEFKEVLSDILLGMAAGLKRDPIVILRIDGEDLQEFVNSPSFEPEMISILTEIESAYEEGLPFKDFILKALEKLTVEQGMPPTSDSWVMSNIVEPALQLCGGHDFKKPVSQETFLMEFKKAAESVAQHLKNQPVIVAHSENTFDGSVIRRLLSNKFELDKTLNAAIEDLPKDRNGKISKEHLRVALDVLAPAAGLPPLGAVEEMDKVIGNVFKMVNADDGKMVREDEFKKIMTEIIGSVMLQLEGNPISVSTNSVVHEPLASSSTLLQPPS from the exons ATGATGGAGAGTCCAAGATCGATGAAGAAAAGCGGAGGAGGAGAGGTTCTAGATGGTTCGAATATAATGGAGTTGGTTGGGAACGAAGAGGTGTTCAGTCATTTCGTGGACCATAAGTTCCATGAGTTGGACAAAGATAGAGATGGTAAGCTCTCTGTGAACGAGCTCCACCCTGCTGTTGCTGATATCGGCGCTGCTCTTGGCTTGCCTGCCCAGGGTTCCTCTCCTGATTCTGATCATATTTACTCTGAg gtgTTAAGTGAGTTCACCCATGGTAAACAAGAAAAAGTGAACAAAACTGAATTCAAAGAGGTCCTTTCAGACATTCTTCTAGGCATGGCTGCTGGTTTAAAGAGAGACCCTATTGTGATCCTCCGCATAGATGGAGAAGACCTTCAAGAATTTGTCAACAGCCCAAGTTTTGAGCCAGAAATGATATCAATATTGACAGAGATTGAGTCAGCCTATGAAGAAGGGTTGCCCTTTAAAGATTTTATACTCAAGGCTTTGGAAAAACTCACTGTTGAACAAGGCATGCCCCCAACTTCAGATTCTTGG GTTATGAGCAACATTGTAGAGCCTGCTCTTCAACTGTGCGGGGGGCATGATTTCAAGAAACCAGTGTCTCAAGAAACATTCTTAATGGAATTTAAGAAAGCGGCAGAGAGTGTGGCACAACATCTTAAGAATCAACCTGTTATAGTTGCTCATAGTGAAAACACTTTTGATGGAAGTGTTATCAGGAGGCTATTATCCAACAAGTTTGAACTGGATAAG ACACTAAATGCAGCCATAGAAGATTTGCCAAAAGATCGAAATGGGAAAATATCTAAGGAGCATTTGCGCGTGGCACTCGATGTGCTGGCCCCAGCAGCCGGGCTACCACCACTTGGCGCAGTTGAAGag ATGGACAAGGTGATAGGAAATGTGTTCAAAATGGTAAATGCAGATGATGGTAAGATGGTTAGAGAAGACGAGTTCAAGAAGATAATGACTGAAATCATAGGGAGTGTGATGCTGCAATTGGAAGGGAATCCCATATCAGTTTCCACAAACTCAGTGGTGCATGAGCCACTTGCCTCTTCTTCCACATTATTACAGCCACCATCCTAG